The nucleotide window AAGTATAACTCTGTGTTTGAATAACTTATGTTGCTTATACAttcatttttatgtatttttaagaTCGTGAAGAAACAATAACTGAAATGGCAATGTTCTGGAATAAACGAAAGATATTAAATATTATCAAAGAACTTAGTAGGAGGTTTTTAAAggtaaaagacaaaaaatagcAATTGTAAACCTAAAATCTTCTCGGCCAGACTAAATCCGAATTTTTTCCTCAGCAACTTagccaagataaaaaaaatgttacttttaaaaatattatattttttacagcCGTTTTCACTATTAATCATATTGTACAAGTAATATTTTATtagtatttattatatttagtgCAAACATGACATAGTCAAGGCCGACGATGCTCTTACAAAAGTAAAACAAGACACTGGATTACATGAAATGGAAAAAGAAGTGGATAAATGGATCAATGACATGAAAGTATCAGCTTCTGGTAACGtacttttatattattatcGATTCCTTGAGTTTGGGCTGGAAGAAAAGCAACATGAACTTCAAAGGCTTCTGAATATACCAGCTTGTATAGAATCCATTCTGGAATCGTATTCACTGCTTAAAAATGATATATGGAAGCCGATATATCAAAGAGAAATTGATAAAGCTTTCATGGTAAAAGTGTCTTGGGGAATGCAGATCAAAAAAATTGCAGGTtaattgaaaaatttattgttaGTATTATGTACACAAAAGttagtggatttttctatgAAATGGGGAAGCTCTTGTTTATAATAAGAACCCAGGGGGCTCTCTATTTAAAGTCACATGCTAATTAATATTTAGACACAAGTAAAAGACGTCATGTTGTTAGAGCGAAGTTTGGTGTTGCTGATAAGGCATTGAAGGAATTAATCGTTGATTACTGCCGTGTTTATTCAATAGAGAACGTTGAAGAGGTATTTAGATGTTGTGAGACCGGAGAATTTCCTTGGATTGGTATCTCATCCAGAGGCGAACCTTCAGGTATTATTTATTAAACTCAAAAGTTTAAGTCAATTGACTTTTGGGTAACAATGCTATTATAGCTGGCCTAATCGTACATTTTCACTTTATTTATTCAGCTACTGATCGCCAACTGTGTGCTGAACTGACACAAAAAAAACGTCGTCTTGTGGAAGAACGTGAATTACTTTCAACAGATATGAAGAGTTGCATGAAgtattattgtttaaaagtcGAGACTTTAAACAGCCGTATTAAAGACTTTGGTAAGTTTTCCTCAGCGATGCTGCCAATTTTGCTTTACTTGCAAAAAACAAAGGATTTCGAACGTCCTCCGTCCAtggacaatttttaaaaatctttcactCGTATGAGaagtaaatttaattattttatcaatttCTTTATTCAGAAAAACAAATCTCACAATCAGGAAGCATGAATGATAAAGAGGATCCGCACGATTTGgaaaatgtaaagtttttacTCCTCCCACTATTCATTTCGGGAAAGTGTAACGTCGAgtaatcacaattttttttttttacttagagTCAAGCCTTATTTGGCGAATTAATTTTAATGAGAAAGGGTCtacttttctatcaaaattgtCTTGAAAAGGCTGTGTCCGTCTTTCAAAAGTGCATTAATCTTGGTAATGTCGAAATATTACAAAATTCAGAAACAGAAGGCGATGGAGACGAATATGATTCTGAGGACGACAACGCACGCGACAACGATTTTGACATGTTGGATAAAGAAAGTACTTCCGACGTAGAAGAAGTTTATTTTCCGAATAACGAGGTCAACAGCGAATTTGTACTGGCCGTTGGAATAGAACTTGCGCAAGGCTACAAGAAAGACCCCTTGGTTGTAAAGGAAGATAGTCACACAAAAACATGCATGTGTCCGTTATCTTTGTGCCAAAGTCTTTTAAATAACGCAAACGGGAGTAACGCTTGTGTAGTAATTTCTTTAATTATGGGCTACATGCTTACTAAAAACCCGACAGTGTTTTCGAATCTTCAAGTAAATCATGATTCGTCTtgttttttgtctattttttgtGGAGCAATCGAAGTTGGGAATTACTTGTACACAAAAAACTCAATGGAAGGATTTCTCACTGTTGTTGAAGGATTGGATATTCTGCCTGAATATTTCAATTTAACAATTCAGGAGGAATTTAATTGTAACATGGACGAAAATGATAATTCGTTCCTGAAATACCTACGAGAGATACAAGTTACTGACACtaataattttgtaataacCGTTGCGCGCGGTAAATCCATGTGTTGGACAATAACGAAGGACGGTATTTTTTGCATTGACTCCCATCGCAATGGCTGTTACGGCGGAAAGGTTGTGAGGTTAAAGTACATAGATGATCAAATCAATACTGTAATTTTAGATATTATTTCTGATCCTTTTTTTTACTACTGTAGCATTGAGGTGTCATAAATACAATTATCCAATCAAAATTCTTGTTTTCCTTGATTTATTTTACAATACATATATAATAAAGTTGTATCAAAAGGCTCGTACTTTGTTTGATTTGCGCGAAATTATGCAAGAATTAGTTAAGTTTGTATCACGCCGTCACGGTTTTAATTTAATCCATACACACGGAGAATGTCGTACAGAATACAAACAAAAGGCTCGTACTGCGTTTGATTTGCGCGAAATTATGCAAGAATTAGTTAAGTTTGTATCACGCCGTCACGGTTTTAATTTAATCCATACACACGGAGAATGTCGAACGGAATACAAACAAAAGGCTCGTACTTCGTTTGATTTGAGCGAAATTATGCAAGAATTAGTTAAGTTTGTATCACGCCGTCACGGTTTTAATTTAATCCATACACACGGAGAATGTCGAACGGAATACAAACAAAAGGCTCGTACTACTGTTGATTTGAGCGAAATTATGCAAGTATTAGTTAAGTTTGTATCACGCCGTCACCGTTTCAATTTAATCCATACACACGGAGAATGTCGAACGGAATACAAACAAAAGGCTCGTACTACTGTTGATTTGAGCGAAATTATGCAAGTATTAGTTAAGTTTGTATCACGCCGTCACGGTTTCAATTTTATCCATACACACGGAGAATGTCGAACGGAATACAAACAAAAGGCTCGTACTACTGTTGATTTGGGCGAAATTATGCAAGTGTTAGTTAACTTTGTATCACGCCGTCACGGTTTCAATTTAATCCATACACACGGAGAATGTCGAGCGGAATACAAACAAAAGGCTCGTACTTCGTTTGATTTGAGCGAAATTATGCAAGAATTAGTTAAGTTTGTATCACGCCGT belongs to Hydractinia symbiolongicarpus strain clone_291-10 chromosome 1, HSymV2.1, whole genome shotgun sequence and includes:
- the LOC130648685 gene encoding uncharacterized protein LOC130648685; this translates as MAKKEAQKRLKLIIIVVVFGMQQKMRKRKQTLLTKQVLNWLRVVTELRMFHVRMFQGELFGYPLYLMKTFMAEKNVKFCFADVMCKLWKFVKQHEPSLRSLLRPALSVMHAKGHALNCQILWSGEWLEGTGKSTGEETEQVFGYLSRCRNTTKHQTPENREETITEMAMFWNKRKILNIIKELSRRFLKCKHDIVKADDALTKVKQDTGLHEMEKEVDKWINDMKVSASGNVLLYYYRFLEFGLEEKQHELQRLLNIPACIESILESYSLLKNDIWKPIYQREIDKAFMVKVSWGMQIKKIADTSKRRHVVRAKFGVADKALKELIVDYCRVYSIENVEEVFRCCETGEFPWIGISSRGEPSATDRQLCAELTQKKRRLVEERELLSTDMKSCMKYYCLKVETLNSRIKDFEKQISQSGSMNDKEDPHDLENSQALFGELILMRKGLLFYQNCLEKAVSVFQKCINLGNVEILQNSETEGDGDEYDSEDDNARDNDFDMLDKESTSDVEEVYFPNNEVNSEFVLAVGIELAQGYKKDPLVVKEDSHTKTCMCPLSLCQSLLNNANGSNACVVISLIMGYMLTKNPTVFSNLQVNHDSSCFLSIFCGAIEVGNYLYTKNSMEGFLTVVEGLDILPEYFNLTIQEEFNCNMDENDNSFLKYLREIQVTDTNNFVITVARGKSMCWTITKDGIFCIDSHRNGCYGGKVVRLKYIDDQINTVILDIISDPFFYYCSIEVS